The DNA sequence AACGCCGGGGAACTCATGGGCAATGTCGGAGAAGAAGTGCGGTTCCACCAACAGTTCGCGCTGGTTCGACAATCGCCTCCGCACGCGCCGACGTACATCGCCGAAATCACCATCATTTCCCCGCGTCAGTTCCACTCCGGTCTCGAGCTCCTCTAGGTATCTCAGACTTCGCACGTCACCGAGGAATAGCGCACCTCCTGGCGCGAGGAGCCGAAGAGCCTCATCGATGACACGCCGGAGGTAACACGCACTGGGGAAATACTGCACTACTGAATTGAGTATGACCGTGTCAAAGGATCCGGTGGCGTAGTCACCCAATTCGTCTGCCGCACCGACAATGAGATGGACATGTCTCGCCCAACCCTCGTTCACATCGCGCAGCCACTCCTCAAGGCGGGCAACGGTTACGGGAGAGAGATCCGAGCCACAGTAGACCTCACACAGGGGGGCAATCTTCGACAAAATCAGTCCCGAGCCAACGCCGATCTCCAGTACTCGCCGCGGGCTGAGCTCGCGAATGCGGTCCACCGTTAGGTCGCGCCATTCACGCATCTGATCCAACGGGATCGGAGCTCCCGTGTAGCTGCTGGTCCAGCCCGTGAAATCGTCGTCGGCCGCTGAGCCGAATCGTGGCGACTGATGTTGTGTCCCATTGCCATACAACTCGTCGTAGACGTCACGCCAACGATGCACCGTATCGCGCTCATGCGTCGCGCCGAAGTCGCCTGATGCCGAGACGTATCCCACCAGCCTGGAATCTTTCGCCGGGCCCTCCGCATGCGCTATCACTACGGCACGGTCGACAGCAGGATGATCAGTCAGTACGGCTTCTATCTCACCCGGCTCAATGCGTACACCGTGGACTTTCATCTGAAAATCCTTGCGGCCCAGATATTCCAGGTACCCCGATGCATTCCACCGCACTACATCACCAGTACGGTACATGCGTTCCCCTGCCGCGGTCGGGCAGGCTACAAAGCGCTGTGCGGTCAGTCCCGGGCGGTTGACGTAACCACGAGCCAGTTGGATTCCGGCGATATACAGTTCACCCGCCACTCCCGGTGGCACCGGCCGCAGCCATCCATCCAGAACGAAGAGCCGGGTACCCGCAACCGGCACGCCGATCGGTACCGTGTCCGTATCCGTCTCTGAAACTTGGTGCGAAGTAACATCAATGGCTGTTTCCGTGGGCCCGTATAGGTTGTGTATCTCGACACCAGCTGCACGTACACGGACGGCCAGATCGGCAGGCAGTACTTCACCCGACGAGATGATCATCCTCAAGCCCCGGCATGCCGATAGATCGGCTTCGGCCGCGAACACCTCCAACACCGAAGGAACGAAGTGGGCAATCGTAATCTGCTCGGTGCGTATGAGAGTCTCCAGATAAGCATGATCGGTATGCCTGTCTGGAGAGGCGATGACCAATCGCGCTCCACATAGAATGGGCCACAACATCTCCCACATCGAGACATCAAAAGTAGCAGGAGTCTTGTGCAGCACCACATCGCTGGAACCCATGTGGTATCGCGCTTGCATCCATCCCAGATGGGCGGTAATGGCCGCGTGATCGACCATCACCCCCTTGGGCCGTCCGGTTGAACCAGAAGTGAAGATTATGTAGGCAATGTGGGCTGGCTGAAGTAGACACGTACGGTCGGCGTCACTGACTGGACTCCCAGAGAACCCCGACAAGTCAATCTTGTCGATCGCGATGACGGGGACAGACGCCGGCAGCCCTTGGATATGCGGGTCACCACTCCTCGTAAGAACAAGACGCGGTGTGGTCACCTCTGCGATATGTGCGTTGCGGTGTTCCGGCGACGCCGGATCGATAGGCAGGTAGGCGCCGCCCGCGACAATCACCGCGTACATACTCACCAACATGTCCACCGACCGCACCATCGCGACCCCTACGACGGTCTCGGGCCCGACACCCAGTTCAATCAACTGTCGCGCCAGCCGATTGACCCCGCGTGCGAATTCTCGGTACGTCCACGAAATGCCGTCACTGCGGACAGCCACTTCGCCTCCGTGATTCGCCATCCGCTCTGCGAAGATCTGCGCGAGTGAGATCTTCTCGGGAACAACGGGCGGCTCTGCGAGCTCATTACCATCACCCCACGCAAGTACCTGGCGCCGTTCCTCATCATCGAGCGTGTTGATCTTGCCCAGTGGGGTATCCCCCGACGCACTCAAGAACTCGTGAAGGTATCTCATACATCGATCGAGCCGTTGCCGGATATCCGCCGCGGTGAAGAAGGCGCCATTCCCCATCAGGTTGATGCGGATGAGACCCTCAGGCCCAGATCGGTAGACGTCGACATGCAGGTACTCGGTATTTCCTGAGGTGAGAATCTCGTACTTGCCCACGGCCGCACCCAGCCGCATCATGTTGTCGGCCAAAAGAATATTGACAGTTGGCCCGAACGCATTCCGCCCCTGTCCCACCGCACCGGCGTCACGTCTTATGTCCTCGAACCGGTACCGCGCATGCCGCAGGCCGGTAGACACCTCGGTGATGGCGGCTCCAATCAGGCCGTCTCGCGTCACCGGGTATCCGCACGGGAGCCCGATCGGTATCGCGTTAGAGATCATTCCGCCGGAAAGTTTCAGCGCCGTGGACCGCCGACCTGCAACGGCAAGCGCCACCATGCCCGTCTCCTGGCCCGCCAGCACTGATTCGAATCCGCAGAGCGCTGCTGTCAGAACCCTGGCGACGCTTGTGCCCGCCGCCCCGGCAACAGCATCCAGCCGCGCGCTTAAGTCCCCGCTAATCCCATCCTGTGCGCGGTGCTCCGATATCCCGCGAGCTCCGGCTTCGCGATTATGTACAGCGACTTCCAGCTCGGCTGTCCGCTCGGCCCAGTAGCGCCGGTCCAGCTCGAAAGCTTCAGAATTCGTGTATTCCTGTTCCAGCGCGATGAGTTCTGACACCGAGAGACCGCGATAGGGAGCTGGCTCGTTCCCTTGAATCCTCGCCGAGTAGTAGTCGGCGATCCGGGCAGTGATTCCGAGACCGCCATAGCCGTCCACCACGGCATGGTGCGACCGCACGTACCAGAAGTAGTGGTCCGGTCCCACCTTGATCAGCGCCCACAGCGTGAGCGGACTACACATCATGCGGAGCGGCCCGGTGTAGTCGCCACGCATCCACGAATACGCAGCAGCGACCGGGTCCGCCTCGTCGCTAAGGTCCACCCACAGTAAGTCTCTGCCTAGGCTCGGAGATAACCATTGGTACGGACGGCCATCGCGTTCAGAGAATCTGATCACGCCGGCACCGGACGCCGCGAGCTCGTAATTGCACGCTTGCGCTAGCAGTGGAAAGTCCACAGAGCCCGTGAGTTCTACGCAGTGCGCCACATTGCCTGCGGCCCCATCGGCAGGATCCACCGCCATCCACTGCTCGGATTGTGCGCGGGTGAGCTCCAGTCTCTGGAGATGCTGCGCATCCATCAGTGTTGCTCCTTGGCGAAGGCCCGGAACTGTTCCCCCAAGAAGGTCAGAACGTCCGGCACCGCAACAGTTGATCCAGGGCAGCGGCGGGCTAGCGTGGCGATCTCGTCTGCTTCACGGGCCATGCACTCCATCGCAATTTCGGGACGCGGAATGTACCGCGGCTCTCTTTCCAGCTCGAACGAAGGCCCTGCGGTCCTTCCCGCCAGCCCGGACGGCAGGGTGACGATCAGCTCGCCCAATGGGCGCAGCACGGTAACCATGATGTCTAAAGCCCAATTCATCAAGGGAGATCGCCGCAAGTTGCCCGCAGGACAGTAGCCAAAATGCTGCACCATAAGCTGCGCGGCCAACTGATAGGAACGGTTGAACGCCGTCATGGCGTCCCGTGCAGGTGCATTGGTGACATGGCACCTTGCGGCGTCAGCAGTATGCAGCGTTGGGTTGCGCAGAACCGGATACGCCGGGTCCCAGGGAATACGCTCTCCTCGTGAGGTATTCACGCGTTCGTCGACCAAGGATCCAGAAATCCTCAGGAAGGTCTCGAAGTGCGATTCTTCGTCTGTATTCGGCAACGCGATCTTTCCGCCCTCTCCGTGTTCGGTAACGAAATCGATCGCAAAAATCGCACTAGCGACATCGTCTACTTCCAACTGGTAATCAGGGTGGATAGCATTGACGGACTCGCGCATGAACAGGTGATGCCCTCCCCCGCCTTGATACTTCTTGGCCACCAACGCATCCGGGACTCGCTGAATCCCGGCTCGAATCGCGGCGTAGAGCTCACTCAAGGAGCCATATCGATACGGCCTTTGCGATGTGGGTCGATCATCCACCAGGCCGGGCACCAGCTCGTGAGGTCGTTCGAGTTCCACGAACCGCTCTACGGCAGCAAGTCCAAATGGTTCAAGGGAGAATTCGAGTGGAGTCCAGAGTCTGCCGTTGAGCCGCCCGAAGTCCAACCGCGGTACCTGAAACGGTAGCCCCAATGCCATTCGGATGTTGTTTATGGCGAGGAAGTGAATCATCTCCTCTCTTGCCACATTCATGAGGAGTCCTCGGTATCCATTGTCCAGTGTCTCCGGCCCGGAGCCACACGCCAGAGAGGACTGCCGCTCTGTCCAAATCCCATTTTTTACATAGCATTTCGCAGCGTCGTGAGTCGGGATCGAGTAGGCCGCGTAGAGGTACTGGATCATCACTGCCAGTTCGATCGACAGCGCCTGATCCAGGGCGACATGCAGCTCGCTACGTGTAGTGATCGCCTCGAGCGGCGGGCGGTGCCGAGTAGGCATGGGCGGGACCTGTCGCCGTGCTTCACATGCGAGGAAATACCTGTGCAACAAACGGAGTTGGGGCGCACTTATGTCGCGAGTCGACGGCATGAAGTACGTTCTGTCGCGGTGCACCGGATCGCTGACATGCCAGATCAGCCGTGCGTACGGCTCCACCTTGAACTCATCGGCAAGGCTCAATACGTCCGTCCGCATGAACGAGTACAACAGCTCGTAATAGGCGAACACCTCTTGGTACAGGAGGTCAAAACTGATGGCGCTATCGTGCAATTCGTCGAGGTACCACCGATCCGGGAGTACCCGTAATGAAATACTTCCCGCGGCGGGCCAATACCGCAGTTGGTCATCGTTATCGTATGCACCGCAAGCACTCTCCGCCTCAGGCGATGGCGATCCTTCGGGCTGCAGCAGCACCCGGGTGGTGCCGGCGCGCATGCCTTTCACCGTGATAACCCCGTGCCCGCGGGCATCTGTGCTCATGATGGCATCCGTCGCGTACTCGGCCGTGTCTGCCCCACGTAGGGCCACGATCATCACGTCTTCAGGAAGTGCTCCCGGCGCTTGCGCGACCGTATCCAGTGGCAATGCTCGTGGGTTGAAGAATTGGCGGATGCGTATCCCCCGGACGGCAGCAGGCTCCCCCCTGAAATACGAACGCACAGAGACGTCGACGGCGAAGTCCTCACCAGTTCGTGAGTTCGGATGTTCGAGGAACAAGCTCGCCTCATCAGACTGCACCACCGTTTCAGTCTCTTCCAGCAGGACCCGGCCTGATGCGATGAGGCGCAAAGCAGCGGCCGGATTCCCCTGGCGCTTATCAAGCCTCGGTACTGTGAGAATGCCAGAAGTCAGGTGATAGCTGTTGTCGAGATACGCGCTTCGTGGCACCACGGCGATGACTTCACCTGTGGTCGTCTGTAGTTCCAAATCCCCCATATCGGTCATTTGGTCCACGCAGCCGGCGGGCGTGTGACCGTCTTGCACCCCTCGCCGTACAGCGGGAATCGCGGTAACCAAGTTCATCGCTACCTCTGAGTCCGCCACCTGCACGCTCGCCATATGTGGCAAAGCATCTTCGCCGACAGTATTTTTCGATCGTGGAGTGAGCAATCGGCCAGCAGGGTAGGTGCGCAATTCCGTCGTCCGCCAGGGACCTATTGTTCCGCGCAGCCCCCACCGATCGGGGGAGTCGGCGGCGACCGGGGCCGCCATTCCCGTCAACGCGAACTGGACCACGAGTCCATCTGCCGCATCAGAATCGATCAGGTCACGCAGCGCCGCAAGGCCCGGCGAGGCCCCAGCGCCTTGCAGCCATTGCAGACCGTCGTCTCGGCCTATCGCGAACTGGAACAACGTCGAGCGTCGGAACCACTGCGCGAGTGGATGATCTCCGACTTCATTGACATGATGGGAGTTTTGCCAGCGCGGAGGGCAGTACCCATTGACATCACCGGTCAACAGGTAACCAACATCATGGGAGCGGCCCATGCGCCCAAGGGCCAACTGGCCAATCATCAGTGTTGTGGTCCAGTTTGACGAAGGGTCTACATCAAAAACCCTTGCGCGATTGGCAGTGCTCGCCGTGTACTCACAGTAGTGCCCCCAGAAGTCCACGGCTCGTCCGACGAGCAAGTCATCCGTATCGACCACTCCCGCCACTGACTCGCAAGAGACCACCTTTGCGTCGATCCAAAAGTGCCCATTCCCACCGAAATTCCATCCCTTCACGGTGTGGAAAGGACCACCGGCCGTCAACGCGCCCGACTGATCGAAACGACTCCCAGCGGCTTCCAGCAATTCATCGTATTCTCGAGCTGGCCGGTCAAGCGGAAAAGGACCGTCAACGGTGAGCGGTCGGTTGGTAGCGAGGTCCAGCAGCCCGCTACGCGGCCCGGTCGGCAGGCGCGTTACTGCGACACCTGCGAAATGTACTCTCGGCACGTTCAGCACGCTCATTCTCAGTACGGTCCGTTCCGGATCTCAGGCCGCATCCCAGGCAGCCGCAATCAGAGTGGGTATCAAGTCATGAGTGATGCGCACACCGGGTAGCGCAGCGGTGTAGTCGCGGAGAAACTCCGAAACGGTTTGCGGCGTAATGACTGATCTCATTTCCAGCCACCGCGGTTGAAGCATCATACGCAGGGCAGAGGCCGCCAGTTCTGCGCTGGCGGATGCCTCGTAGATGATGCGAGCATTGTCGAAGGCATAGGCGTATCCGGCGCCGGTGTCCGCCTCGCCATCGGGACGTGTGACATCGACAATCAACAATCGTCCACCGGGCGCGACGAGTTCGCGCAATCGCGGTAGCACCGTAGCCGCCGACCCCATGTGGAACACCGTGTTCACCGACATCACTAGATCGAACAGGCCATCAACATCTGGGGACAGCTCGAGTGCGCTGCGGCATTCGTACCGGATCGGCACCCGGCTCTCTTTGACGGCCGCCAAATCGAGCATGCGCTGGGCGACATCCACACCCACCACATCGTCGTAATGTTCAGCCAGCATGACGCAGTTATTGCCGGTACCGCAACCAACGTCGAGCGCGCGGCTGCCTACGGGCAGATGCTCGACAAGCCATGCACGAATCGGACTGGTACGTGCGTCCCTTACTGCCGTGAAACTCTCGTACATCTCGGCGAGATCATCGAAGTATGGCGTTTCGTCGGGCATCAAGTCCTTGGGATTACCAGCGGTCATACCGCGAAGGTACGTCCGGCTTCATCCGATGGCACTGAGCTGAGCCCCATCGCGATAGAAACTATGCGTATGCGTGGTGTGTATCGCTCTATACGCAGGATGAGCGCCTGGGCAACCGTGGGAATACTGGCAGTACCGCAGGAATCCCCTTACTACACAACAGGTTCAATGGGTGAAATGGGCTATGGAAACTGGCTATGATTGTGACGTTCTCGTCGTGGGGGCGGGTCCGAGTGGGCTATGCACCGCCTTGCTGCTCGCGCAGCACGGAGTGCGCGTGCGGGTCATTGATCGAAAGCCCGGGCCCGTGCAGCAATCTCGTGCGACCATTGTGCACGCCCGGACACTTGAGTACTTCGACCGTCTCGGAGTCGCCGAACACGCCGTTACCTGTGGCCTGCCGATAACTCATGTAGCCATTCACGAGAACGGCCGGCATGTGGGCGAGTTGCCGCTGGCCGGTAGAGGAACAGCGGCTCGGACCAGGTTTCCCTATGCACTCGCCCTAGAACAGTTCGCGACCGAGAGGCTTCTCGTCGCCGCGCTCGCTAGGCATGGCACAGACGTTGAATGGTGCTGTGCCGTAGAAGATATCGCCGAGATGGCTAACGGCGTGCATGTGGGCATTCAGGGCCCCACGGGTGTCGGCAGTATTTCTGCTCGCTGGCTCGTTGGCGCAGACGGGGCCAGCAGCACAATCCGGCGTCTTACCGGTCAGGAATTTCACGGCGAAACATACACACAGAAGGGGCTTCTCGCCGATGTCGACATGGAGGTTGACCTTGGTATCAAGAAGATGCGCCTGAACCTCACGCGTGGCGGATTCGTGGGGGTGCTTCCACTCGCGAGTGGGCACTACCGGCTTTTCGGTGTGGTACCGCCAGACTTTCACCGCGGGCCAGAAGCGGAGATCCTGTCACACGATGCCTATGCGCGACTCGACGACAGCGACCTGCGACACTGGTTCGAGTCCTACTTCTCGGTCGAAGCGAAGTTGCAGACTATCGTGTGGGCGGCCATGTTTCGATTTCACAGTCGCATCAGCAAGCGTTTCCGTGTCGACCACTCCTTTCTCGTTGGCGACGCCGCCCACATTCACAACCCTGCTGGAGGGCAAGGGCTCAATCTCGCAGTCGGCGACGCGGTGAACCTCGGATGGAAGCTCGCACAGGTTGTCAAGGGCGAGGCGCCGGCGTCGCTGCTGGAAACCTATGAAACCGAACGTCGTCCGATCGCCGCCGCCGTGTTGGCTCGCACTGATATCGGATTCAAGCTAGAGACATCAACCAGCCCCATGGCGTTGTGGATGCGAACGCACGTGGCAACTCGTGCAATCGGCCTTGCCTGCCGCCTGCCGCCGGTACGCAAGTTGTTCTTTGACATGTTCTCTCAGTTATGGATCAATTACCGGACTAGTACTGCCATCGATCGCTCGGACTCCCCCGGCCGTGGCCCTCACCCCGGCGATCGGGCACCCTATGCGACTCTCATCAGTCCCCGCGGCTCGGCCCGCAGCGTCATGGCGCTTACGCATCCACCGAACTATCACGCTCTCTTGATCGGAGCCATCGATCCATGCCAAGCTGCCCACCTGAGGAACCTCTTGACGGCTCGATACACCGCCGAAGTCGCGACGCATGTACTTACCGAAAACGAAACCGAGGTCTGCCGCGCATATCGGGTTACCAAGAACCCCAAGCTGGTCCTGGTGCGTCCAGACGGACATATCGCCGCCATCGTCCATCCATTCAACTGGGACACGCTCACGTATGTGCTACGGCATCTCGACGAGGCGCTGCTCCGCGTCGATCAAGACCGCGGCGAACACTAGTAACGGCAGAGCATTAGCGACGACGGGCCATGAAAGACCATGTCGCCTGGGTACTCCACCGTGTCGACGGCAAACTCGCCGAGTACGTCAAGCAACAGACCGAGGCCGATCTCAATCTCGGCGCGAGCAAGTGCTGCACCGAGGCAATAGTGAATTCCGTGCCCAAACCCAACACCGCACCCCGCGCCGCGATCGAGGCGCAGGGCATCCGGATCAGGAAAACGTGCGGGATCGCGATTGGCCGCACCCAGTACCGCCACCACCCGAGTGCCGCGGGGAATGTCGTTCCCTGCCAAGGACACGTCGCGGTACGCCCAACGAGTCACCGACTGCACCGGTCCATCGAATCGAACCAGCTCCTCGACCGCTGAGGTCGGAACACCCTCCGAAGCCCGCAGCAGGCTCAGCGCCTCCCGATCTTCGCCGAGAGCCAGGACCGCCTTGCCGAGTAGATTCGTCGTCGTTTCGTGTCCTGCCGACATGAGATGTACACAGCTAGAGGAGATTTCATCGGCAGAAAGCGCGCCATCCGACGCCATCAACGACACCAGGTCGTCTTTGGGGGCTCTCCGCCGCTGTCTCGCCTGCGAGGCAAAGTACTCAGTAAGTTCCGCCGCCGCGGTGTCAGCGAGCCAGAACACTTCAGCGCCACTCGCGAACCTCCGACTACTGCTTACAGCCTGAATAGCTATTACTCTGTCTCGTAACCACTTCCAGTCCGATGTTGGCACACCTAACAACTCTGAGATCACCAAAATCGGCAACGGTGCCGAAAAAGCCTCTACCAGATCGAATTCCGATTCATCGGCGCAGCGTGAAAGCAGCGCGACAGCAATCTCAGTAATTCGTTGCCGTAACCCCGCAACTACCGCAGGAGAGAATCGCCCAGCGAGTACAGACCTTAGTTCGGTGTGCCGGGGCGGGTCGAGAAACACCAGCCAGCTCTCCACCATATTCCGCAGGGCGACACACTCCGCCGGGACCAGGCCGGCGGCCCCGGAATGACCCGCCGTGGCCGCGCGGCGCCCAAAACTCCTACTAGAGAGAGCCTTCGCCACCTCGTCGTAGCCGAGTAAATAGTGCGTCCCGTCTGCGCCGCGATGGATCGTTGCCACATCACGGTAGCGCCGGTACACCGGATAGGGGTTCGCGACTTCGGCGGCCGACCAGCCGGTTAAGGCAAATGGCGGCAGCGTGTCACGGTTCACGATTCCGGTCACCTCGAGTAGACGCCTCGTACTCGTTCGACAAGCTCCTCCGGATTCACCGGAGGCCGCTCGCCGCGCCAGGCGACGTGACCGTCTGGTCGGACTAGAACGAACCGCTGCGCATAAAGTTCGGCAATATCCCGCTGCCTCTCAGCGACCACCGTCAACGGGACACGCTTATCTGCGAAAGCCCTTTCCAGCCGCCGAATTCGACCAGATGGCGCAAAACACAGCAATACGAATCCCTTGCCAAACAGATCCAGCGTCGAGGCTCCCGTCGCCAGCCAGGCGTGTGGAGCGCGTGATCCGGGTCGCGTGCTGGGCCGCATGTCGTCTACGCCGGAAGATGAATGCACCGCAGGGCACACCTCCGAGTCTGGAATCACCAACGGAGAGTTCTCATATCTGAAACCAAGATGGATATCGGGGGCGTCAAATTCCCTGGCCAGCCCACTGTCAGCGAGTGCGTCCCGGGCACGCGCACGCAACCACTCACCGTGTGCGGAGTCATCCCCGAGCCCGTCCGGAACCGTGCGTTTCATTGCCCGGACAAGATTGTGGTTGGCCTCCTCCACTCCCCTGAGCGCGACCGGCCTACGCTCAACGGCGTAGCTATCGAGTAGGTGGGGCCCGGCCCATCCATCCAATGTGGCGGCTATTTTCCAACCAAGGTCGGCGGCGCCACAGATTCCGGTGTTCATGCCGAAACCACCAGACGGCGAGAGTGTGTGTGCAGCATCACCGACCAAGAACACTCTGCCGTGACGGAATCTCTCGGCCACGCGATGCACCAAATGCCACTCGTTGTCCGACAACACCTCGACCGGAGTGCTAAACGCAATTGCTCTCCTTACCAACGCGTCAGCGTCGTCCATCGCCTCCCGGTCACCCTGGAGCCCAACGGTCAACCGATAGAGCTCCCGACCGTCAAGCGCTCTCACAGGGAATCTCAGTGCGGAGGACATCATCAGGTAGTAGAAACCCGCAGCAGACTCCCCCAGCTGCATGCCTAGCTTGGGCGCACGGAACAGAATGTTGCGAAAAGTCTGTGTGCGGTGCAACGGCGGCGCCGAGATACCACACGCATGCCTGACGTATGAAGAAGTGCCGTCACACGCGACCATGTATCGCGCATGGATTGTCGATTGCACACCCGTCACGAGGTCAGTGACCCGGCCGAATACACCTTCGTCGTCCTGATCAAAGCTATCGAGCCGAGTACGTGTCAATATAGGACCCGCGGGAGCGATGCCGAGGTCGGCGTAAAGCAATGGCGCCAGCCAATGCTGCGGACAGATCGCATCCGGTTCTGGCGTGTGTTGGTAGTCCGGTCGCGTGTCCATGGTGAATCTACGAACCCGGAACAACTCATGGCCGCCGATCTTGGTGACCCACGCGCAATCCAGTGAATGGTCGCCGGGCCAACCGGACTTGCGGATCTTCTCCGCGACCCCCCAGCGGCGGAACAACTCCATCGACCGCGGACCAATGCCACTCACTCTCGGATGAGTGACCGTACCGTCGCCAGACTCAACGATCACGAAGTCCACACCGCGCGAGCGTAATTCCATCCCCATGGCCAGTCCTGTAGGCCCACCACCGACGATCAACACATCGACAGAACGTTCCGCATCCGCAGTCACGCCGCACCCCCCTCGCGGCCGCCGCCACGAGCCACGGCTCCCACGCCGATCGACTGCAGGTAGGCGTCTATCTGGTTCACGGCTTCCAAGCCCGACTCCACCGCACCCTCGATCCAGGCCGGGACAGACGAGCAGTGCTCACCGGCGAAGAACAACGCACCCTGGGACGCTGCCGCCAGCACGCGCTCCTCCTCCGCCGTATCTGAATCCTTGCCCCACCTGACCGAAGCCGCGCCCATGCTGAGCGGATCCTCACCCCATGCCCGCATTACCCTGCCGCACACCATGCTTGGTTGACTGAGCTCTGGATGGATCTTGCAGAGTTCCGCACGGACCATTGCCAAGCGTTGCTCCCTCGGAATTTGCGCCAGCAAGTCTGCGTCCGGGCCAATGGTGTAGCTGGCCAGTAATGTCGCACCCAGACGAGGATCGCTCTCGACAGGTGGGTAGTAGGTCTGGCGTACCAGGCCGCCGGTAAACGAACCGCCGCCGCTAATCCCGTCGCGCTCCCAGAAGGCCTCACGGCAATGCAGAGCGATCTTGGTCGCTGCCCAGTAACGCATATCTCTGATCACCGCCATCTTGTCTGCGGTCATGCCGGACAACCGAATTCTGCGTAGAACCGAGAAGGGCACCGTGCACAGGACGCAGTGACGTCTGATCAACTCGGTCGCCGTGCCGCGATGTGTCTCTACAAGCACTCCATCGCGCACCACATGCAGGCCGGTGACCCGGCTCCCCCGGTGGATGGGACCGCGTAACTGCGCCGACAAGCGGAGGGCGATCTGATCGATTCCACCTTCCAGGCGGAACAATGCCGATGATGTTTCGGTGACGACGTCGGCGAAGAAAAGCTGGAGCCTGGTTCCACATGCGAAGTTCGGATGGTTGGCGAAGAATCGGTTGAGATCAACACGTTCTACGCCACCTCGTGTGACGATGAACGGCGCCAGATCGATGCGGCGCAGTAGATCGAGCAGCTCGACATTGAGATCCGAGCCAAGACCACGGCGGAACCTATCAGGCGCAATGGCGTTGACACTTGCGGCCAGCCAAGACGCGCACAACACCGCATCATCTGGATAACGCTGTCTTAGAGAGCTTTCCGCAAGAAATTTAGCTACCAGTATTGGTGATGCGTCTCGCACTCGTGCGTGACCATCGGGCGTCGCGAGGTACGTGGAATCATCGGAGAACAGGGTCCGGAATTGCCGTACCCGATCGGACAGCCCAAGCTGATCGACCAATTTCATTGTTCGGCAGTGCCGGGCCGGGATCCGCATCGCACCAAGTTCGGCGATTGGCCCCTTTCGATCCGACGAGAAACTATGCGTGTGTAAGCGCCCGCCCACAGTCGGACGCGCCTCGAGAAGCTCGACATGATGGCCACGCTGTTCCAGCTCATACGCCGCGACAAGTCCGGCGACACCAGCGCCAATAACAGTGACACCCTGTGACCGGACGATTCCCTTCTTCCCATGTGTTTCACTCGGCGCCAATGTCATCCGCGCATACTCCTCGGGGTTTGGTTTCTTATCCACTTCCCATCCTCTGTCCAGGCCGGCAGTCTCCACATCACTCATCTGCCCAAAC is a window from the Mycobacteroides salmoniphilum genome containing:
- a CDS encoding FAD-dependent monooxygenase; amino-acid sequence: MTADAERSVDVLIVGGGPTGLAMGMELRSRGVDFVIVESGDGTVTHPRVSGIGPRSMELFRRWGVAEKIRKSGWPGDHSLDCAWVTKIGGHELFRVRRFTMDTRPDYQHTPEPDAICPQHWLAPLLYADLGIAPAGPILTRTRLDSFDQDDEGVFGRVTDLVTGVQSTIHARYMVACDGTSSYVRHACGISAPPLHRTQTFRNILFRAPKLGMQLGESAAGFYYLMMSSALRFPVRALDGRELYRLTVGLQGDREAMDDADALVRRAIAFSTPVEVLSDNEWHLVHRVAERFRHGRVFLVGDAAHTLSPSGGFGMNTGICGAADLGWKIAATLDGWAGPHLLDSYAVERRPVALRGVEEANHNLVRAMKRTVPDGLGDDSAHGEWLRARARDALADSGLAREFDAPDIHLGFRYENSPLVIPDSEVCPAVHSSSGVDDMRPSTRPGSRAPHAWLATGASTLDLFGKGFVLLCFAPSGRIRRLERAFADKRVPLTVVAERQRDIAELYAQRFVLVRPDGHVAWRGERPPVNPEELVERVRGVYSR
- a CDS encoding flavin monoamine oxidase family protein translates to MSDVETAGLDRGWEVDKKPNPEEYARMTLAPSETHGKKGIVRSQGVTVIGAGVAGLVAAYELEQRGHHVELLEARPTVGGRLHTHSFSSDRKGPIAELGAMRIPARHCRTMKLVDQLGLSDRVRQFRTLFSDDSTYLATPDGHARVRDASPILVAKFLAESSLRQRYPDDAVLCASWLAASVNAIAPDRFRRGLGSDLNVELLDLLRRIDLAPFIVTRGGVERVDLNRFFANHPNFACGTRLQLFFADVVTETSSALFRLEGGIDQIALRLSAQLRGPIHRGSRVTGLHVVRDGVLVETHRGTATELIRRHCVLCTVPFSVLRRIRLSGMTADKMAVIRDMRYWAATKIALHCREAFWERDGISGGGSFTGGLVRQTYYPPVESDPRLGATLLASYTIGPDADLLAQIPREQRLAMVRAELCKIHPELSQPSMVCGRVMRAWGEDPLSMGAASVRWGKDSDTAEEERVLAAASQGALFFAGEHCSSVPAWIEGAVESGLEAVNQIDAYLQSIGVGAVARGGGREGGAA